The following proteins are co-located in the Paraburkholderia phytofirmans PsJN genome:
- a CDS encoding aminoglycoside phosphotransferase family protein, with product MTLPPSQDSTDTRLDLLKAWLKGHAARYSLELDTLVPASSDASFRRYFRLAGKAAEGESNGTLIAVDAPPPEKCREFVQVAQLLAAADVHVPRVLEVDFEAGFMLVTDLGTASYLGALTEAQNADDPRRARSLMRDALDALIRWQLTSREDVLPPFDEAFLRREMELMPEWFLGRHLERGTDEQADEKIRGVLDRTFALLIASARAQPQVFMLRDFMPRNLMIAAEPNPVNPGVLDFQDAVYGPITYDVASLLRDAFLSWDEEFELDCFVYYWERAKKAGLPVDPDFGEFYRQIEWMGLQRHIKVLGLFCRINYRDGKPHYMKDLPRFIGYARKVAERYAPLRPFAKLLDDLEGRANEVGYTF from the coding sequence ATGACGCTGCCCCCATCCCAAGACTCCACCGATACCCGTCTCGACCTGCTCAAAGCCTGGCTGAAAGGCCATGCGGCGCGCTATTCGCTCGAGCTCGACACACTTGTCCCGGCTTCGTCCGACGCCAGTTTTCGCCGCTATTTCCGGCTCGCCGGTAAGGCGGCGGAAGGCGAAAGCAACGGCACGCTGATCGCCGTCGATGCCCCGCCGCCCGAAAAGTGCCGCGAATTCGTGCAGGTCGCGCAGTTGCTGGCGGCCGCCGACGTGCACGTGCCGCGTGTGCTGGAAGTCGACTTCGAGGCCGGCTTCATGCTCGTCACCGATCTGGGCACGGCTTCGTACCTCGGCGCGCTGACCGAAGCGCAAAACGCCGATGACCCGCGCCGCGCCCGCTCGCTGATGCGCGACGCGCTCGACGCGCTGATCCGCTGGCAACTCACGTCGCGCGAAGACGTGCTGCCGCCGTTCGACGAAGCCTTCCTGCGCCGCGAGATGGAGTTGATGCCGGAGTGGTTCCTCGGCCGGCATCTGGAGCGCGGAACGGACGAACAAGCGGACGAAAAAATCCGTGGCGTGCTCGATCGCACGTTCGCGCTGCTGATCGCGAGCGCCCGCGCGCAGCCGCAAGTGTTCATGCTGCGTGACTTCATGCCGCGCAATCTGATGATCGCCGCCGAACCGAATCCCGTGAACCCCGGTGTGCTGGACTTCCAGGACGCGGTCTACGGCCCGATCACCTACGACGTCGCCTCGCTGCTGCGCGACGCGTTCCTGAGCTGGGACGAAGAGTTCGAGCTGGATTGCTTCGTGTACTACTGGGAACGGGCGAAAAAAGCCGGCCTGCCGGTCGACCCTGATTTCGGCGAGTTCTACCGCCAGATCGAATGGATGGGTTTGCAACGGCACATCAAGGTGCTGGGCCTCTTTTGCCGGATCAACTATCGCGACGGCAAGCCGCACTACATGAAGGACCTGCCGCGTTTCATCGGCTATGCGCGCAAGGTTGCCGAGCGCTATGCCCCGCTGCGTCCGTTCGCGAAGCTCCTCGACGATCTCGAAGGCCGCGCGAATGAAGTCGGCTACACCTTCTGA
- a CDS encoding ABCB family ABC transporter ATP-binding protein/permease — MRRTPSSEPSPISTQPRNDWQTILSLLPYLATYKWRVGFALSCLIGAKVANLGVPIVMKRIVDGLASVQHLTALGRAHDSPGIVLLGGIGLLVVAYAVVRLSTSLFTELREILFSKVTESAVRQLALKVFRHLHALSLRFHLERQTGGMSRDIERGTRGITQLISYSLYSILPTLVEVGLVLGFFVVKYEAYYAVVTFIALAVYIVFTVKVTEWRTHFRRTMNDLDSKANSRAIDSLLNYETVKYFGNEEWEASRYDENLKRYRTAAIKSQRSLSALNFGQQAIIGTGLVFILWRATQGVMAGRLTLGDLVLINTFMLQLYIPLNFLGVVYRELKQSLTDMDRMFTLLGASQEVPDLEDAPALRVSGAQVRFEHVNFAYEPARQILHDVSFTIPAGTTTAVVGHSGSGKSTLARLMFRFYDLDRATGGAITIDGQDIRDVTQDSLRASIGIVPQDTVLFNDSIYYNIAYGRPSATRDEVIAAARAAHIHEFIEGLPKGYETPVGERGLKLSGGEKQRVAIARTILKNPPILLFDEATSALDSRSERAIQHELDQIARERTTLIIAHRLSTVVHAQQIIVMDKGRIVERGTHAELLRANGLFAQMWALQQQRAAEAPDAVETVSAGDGGR, encoded by the coding sequence ATGCGCCGCACGCCCTCGTCCGAACCTTCCCCGATCTCCACCCAGCCGCGCAACGACTGGCAAACGATCCTCTCGCTGCTGCCGTATCTCGCCACCTATAAATGGCGCGTCGGCTTCGCGTTGAGCTGCCTGATCGGCGCGAAGGTCGCCAATCTCGGCGTGCCGATCGTGATGAAGCGGATCGTCGACGGCCTCGCCTCGGTGCAGCATCTCACCGCGCTCGGCCGCGCGCACGATTCGCCGGGCATCGTGCTGTTGGGCGGCATCGGCCTGCTGGTGGTCGCGTATGCGGTGGTGCGGCTGTCCACGTCGCTGTTTACCGAACTGCGCGAGATTCTGTTCTCGAAGGTGACTGAAAGCGCGGTGCGGCAACTCGCGCTGAAAGTGTTTCGCCATCTGCATGCGCTGTCGCTGCGCTTTCACCTCGAACGGCAGACGGGTGGCATGTCGCGCGATATCGAGCGCGGTACGCGCGGCATCACGCAACTGATCTCGTATTCGCTGTACAGCATTCTGCCGACACTCGTCGAAGTCGGGCTCGTGCTCGGCTTTTTCGTCGTCAAATACGAGGCGTATTACGCGGTGGTCACGTTCATCGCGCTGGCCGTGTATATCGTGTTCACGGTGAAGGTCACGGAGTGGCGCACGCATTTTCGCCGCACCATGAACGATCTCGATTCGAAGGCGAATTCACGCGCGATCGATTCGCTGCTGAACTACGAGACGGTCAAATATTTCGGCAACGAAGAGTGGGAAGCGAGCCGTTACGATGAAAACCTCAAGCGCTATCGCACGGCGGCGATCAAGTCGCAGCGCTCGCTGTCGGCGCTGAACTTTGGGCAGCAGGCGATTATCGGCACCGGGCTCGTGTTCATTCTGTGGCGCGCCACACAAGGCGTGATGGCCGGACGTCTCACGCTCGGCGATCTGGTGTTGATCAACACCTTCATGCTGCAGCTTTATATTCCGCTGAATTTTCTTGGCGTGGTGTATCGCGAGTTGAAGCAAAGCCTCACGGATATGGACCGCATGTTCACGCTGCTCGGCGCGTCGCAGGAAGTGCCCGATCTCGAGGACGCCCCCGCATTGCGCGTGAGCGGCGCGCAGGTGCGCTTCGAGCATGTGAATTTCGCGTACGAACCGGCGCGCCAGATTCTGCACGACGTGAGCTTCACGATTCCGGCGGGCACCACGACGGCGGTGGTCGGCCATAGCGGTTCGGGCAAGTCGACCCTCGCGCGGCTGATGTTCCGCTTCTACGATCTGGACCGCGCGACGGGCGGCGCGATCACTATCGACGGTCAGGATATTCGCGACGTCACGCAGGATTCGCTGCGCGCGTCGATCGGCATCGTGCCGCAGGATACGGTGCTGTTCAACGATTCGATTTACTACAACATCGCATACGGCCGGCCTTCGGCGACGCGCGACGAAGTGATCGCGGCGGCGCGGGCGGCGCATATTCACGAGTTCATCGAGGGCTTGCCGAAAGGCTATGAAACGCCGGTCGGCGAACGCGGACTGAAGCTGTCCGGCGGCGAAAAGCAACGCGTGGCGATCGCGCGGACCATTCTCAAGAATCCGCCGATCCTGTTGTTCGACGAAGCGACCTCCGCGCTCGATTCACGTTCCGAGCGTGCGATTCAGCATGAGCTCGATCAGATTGCTCGCGAGCGCACGACGCTGATCATCGCGCACAGGCTTTCGACGGTGGTGCACGCGCAGCAGATCATCGTGATGGACAAAGGGCGGATCGTCGAGCGCGGCACGCATGCGGAACTGCTGCGCGCGAACGGCCTGTTCGCGCAGATGTGGGCATTGCAGCAGCAGCGCGCGGCAGAGGCGCCGGATGCGGTGGAAACGGTGAGCGCGGGCGACGGCGGGCGGTAA
- a CDS encoding acyl-CoA thioesterase produces MTDMLQLPQKHCALRVVPQPSDANVHGDVFGGWIMAQVDIAGSIPASRRANGRVATIAVNSFVFKQPVFVGDLLSFYADIVKTGNTSVTVAVEVYAQRMSLTEDLVKVTEATLTYVATDSDRRPRALPVLD; encoded by the coding sequence ATGACCGATATGCTTCAACTCCCGCAAAAGCACTGCGCGCTGCGCGTCGTGCCGCAGCCCTCGGACGCGAACGTCCATGGCGACGTGTTCGGCGGCTGGATCATGGCGCAGGTGGACATTGCCGGCTCGATTCCGGCGAGCCGCCGCGCCAACGGGCGGGTGGCGACCATCGCGGTCAACTCGTTCGTGTTCAAGCAACCGGTGTTCGTCGGCGATCTGCTAAGTTTCTATGCGGACATCGTCAAGACGGGCAATACGTCGGTCACCGTGGCGGTCGAGGTCTACGCGCAGCGCATGAGTCTGACCGAAGATCTGGTGAAGGTTACCGAAGCCACACTGACCTACGTCGCCACTGACAGCGACCGCCGTCCGCGCGCGCTGCCGGTACTGGACTGA
- a CDS encoding LPS-assembly protein LptD, which produces MPPRQLSQTTPSCAVVPRKRRLVAALIAVPGLMPALAHAQLVGEAAQPQPIDAPWGMQLAPQLEDRPLQTGQKPATFVLGDATTGTSDQDMAAKGSAEVRRNTVVIKADALHYDQDTDMADAYGKVHVVNNGNSFVGPEAHMRVDSSEGFMTAPKYHFNVTGGSGSAERVDLLDNERSVFTKGTYTACACADDPAWYIKGSEFDFDTGADEGVAHNGVLFFQGVPVFASPWLSFPLSGQRRSGVLPPTFSLSSSNGFELSVPYYFNIAPNRDLTVTPRLISKRGVQLQSTFRYLSPTYSGSITGEFLPDDHLTKTNRYALYIQHNQNFGNGFGGYIYYNKVSDNTYPEDLSSSVSQFMNGTQLLYQQEAGLTYSNGPWSVLAREQHWQTLEPSTAPYGREPQLNVKYAKYNVGGFDYGAEADYTNFSITTADQTEGQRVMFNPYLAYSVVGPGYFVTPKVQWHFASYNLRNIHDDVPLGTPKNFTESIPTFTFDTGLIFDRSVRIFGQDYIQTLEPRLYYVYTPYRNQESAPLFDTADSDFGLAEIFTPNTFVGNDRIADANRLTAALTTRFIDAATGDERARFVIAQQYYFQDQRVTLQPTQTSTQATHSDLIAGASFKLGAGFASETAFQYNADNNQLVKTSIGFGFSPATGKVINVGYRYTRANTTLDNQPINQVLISGQWPLTHRVFGVGRFNYDLGGHRIVDGLVGLQYDADCWTLGAGIQRYANGLNTSGQNQSSTRFLAQLTFKGLSSVDNGLMSAFRASVAGYTPLPPPPPPESRFTNYE; this is translated from the coding sequence ATGCCGCCTAGACAGCTTTCCCAAACGACTCCCTCTTGTGCTGTTGTGCCGCGCAAAAGGCGGCTCGTCGCGGCGTTGATCGCCGTTCCGGGCCTGATGCCCGCGCTTGCGCACGCCCAGCTGGTGGGGGAAGCCGCGCAGCCGCAACCTATCGACGCGCCCTGGGGCATGCAGCTCGCCCCGCAGCTCGAAGACCGTCCGCTGCAGACGGGCCAGAAGCCGGCCACGTTCGTACTCGGCGACGCGACCACCGGCACCAGCGACCAGGACATGGCCGCCAAGGGCTCGGCCGAGGTGCGCCGCAATACGGTCGTGATCAAGGCCGACGCGCTGCATTACGACCAGGACACGGACATGGCCGACGCGTACGGCAAGGTCCACGTGGTCAACAACGGCAATTCGTTCGTCGGCCCGGAAGCGCACATGCGCGTGGATTCGAGCGAAGGTTTCATGACCGCGCCGAAGTACCACTTCAACGTGACGGGCGGCTCGGGGAGCGCGGAGCGCGTCGACCTGCTCGACAACGAGCGCTCGGTGTTCACGAAGGGCACTTACACGGCCTGCGCATGCGCGGACGATCCGGCGTGGTACATCAAGGGCAGCGAGTTCGACTTCGACACCGGCGCGGACGAAGGCGTCGCCCATAACGGTGTGCTGTTTTTCCAGGGCGTGCCGGTGTTCGCCTCGCCCTGGCTGTCGTTCCCGCTTTCGGGCCAGCGGCGCAGCGGGGTTCTGCCGCCCACGTTCTCGCTGAGTTCGTCGAACGGCTTCGAACTGTCGGTGCCGTATTACTTCAATATCGCGCCGAATCGCGATCTGACGGTCACGCCGCGCTTGATCTCCAAGCGCGGCGTGCAGTTGCAGTCCACGTTCCGTTATCTGTCGCCCACGTATTCCGGCTCGATCACCGGCGAGTTCCTGCCGGACGATCACCTGACCAAGACCAACCGCTACGCGCTGTACATCCAGCACAACCAGAACTTCGGCAACGGGTTCGGCGGCTACATCTACTACAACAAGGTTTCGGACAACACGTATCCGGAAGACCTGTCGTCGTCGGTCAGTCAGTTCATGAACGGCACCCAGCTCCTGTATCAACAGGAAGCCGGGTTGACCTACAGCAATGGCCCGTGGTCGGTGCTCGCGCGCGAACAGCACTGGCAGACGCTGGAGCCTTCAACCGCGCCGTACGGCCGCGAGCCGCAGTTGAACGTGAAGTACGCGAAGTACAACGTCGGCGGCTTCGACTACGGCGCGGAAGCCGATTACACGAATTTCAGCATCACCACCGCGGACCAGACCGAAGGTCAGCGGGTCATGTTCAATCCGTACCTTGCGTATTCGGTGGTCGGGCCGGGTTACTTCGTGACGCCAAAGGTGCAGTGGCACTTCGCGTCGTATAACCTGCGCAATATTCACGACGACGTGCCGCTTGGCACGCCGAAGAACTTCACCGAATCGATCCCGACGTTCACCTTCGACACGGGCCTGATCTTCGACCGTTCGGTGCGGATCTTCGGGCAGGATTACATCCAGACGCTCGAGCCGCGTCTGTATTACGTGTACACGCCGTATCGCAATCAGGAGTCCGCGCCGCTGTTCGACACCGCCGACTCCGACTTCGGCCTCGCGGAAATCTTCACGCCGAACACCTTCGTCGGCAACGACCGGATCGCCGACGCGAACCGCCTGACGGCCGCTCTCACCACGCGCTTCATCGACGCGGCCACGGGTGACGAGCGGGCGCGTTTCGTGATCGCGCAGCAGTACTATTTCCAGGACCAGCGCGTCACGCTGCAGCCTACGCAGACCAGCACGCAGGCCACGCATTCGGACCTGATCGCGGGCGCGTCGTTCAAGCTCGGCGCCGGTTTCGCTTCGGAAACGGCGTTCCAATATAATGCCGACAACAACCAGTTGGTCAAGACGAGCATCGGCTTCGGGTTCAGCCCGGCCACCGGCAAGGTGATCAACGTCGGGTACCGTTACACCCGCGCGAACACCACGCTGGACAACCAGCCGATCAATCAGGTGCTGATCTCGGGGCAATGGCCGCTCACGCATCGGGTGTTCGGCGTGGGCCGTTTCAATTACGACCTGGGCGGCCATCGGATCGTCGACGGTCTGGTCGGCCTGCAGTACGACGCCGATTGCTGGACGCTCGGGGCGGGGATCCAGCGCTACGCGAACGGTCTGAACACCTCGGGGCAGAATCAGTCGAGCACGCGGTTTCTCGCGCAGTTGACGTTCAAGGGCTTGTCGAGCGTCGACAACGGGCTGATGAGTGCATTCCGCGCCAGCGTGGCGGGCTATACGCCGTTGCCGCCACCGCCGCCGCCGGAGTCGCGTTTCACCAATTACGAATGA
- a CDS encoding DMT family transporter — MSTPALPARRAPDSFAILLMVGLCAIWGLQQVAIKSTNAAVPPVFQAGLRSAIASVLVWVWARSRGTPLFRDDGTLGAGLLAGVLFAGEFVCIFLGLTLTSASRMAVFLYTAPCFTALGLHWFVDGERMRRIQWAGIVVAFAGISLAFADGFLHGPATGGSLLAGVAGDALGVLGGITWAATTVVVRATRLAQSSASKTLFYQLMVSAVVLLALALGLGQAHVETVTPLTVVSLAYQAVIVAFVSYLLWFWLLTRYIASRLSVFSFLTPLFGVTFGVLLLGESFSLRFLMAAVLVLTGIALVNAPAKRVTG; from the coding sequence ATGAGCACTCCCGCCCTGCCCGCACGCCGCGCCCCGGATAGCTTCGCCATCCTGTTGATGGTCGGCCTGTGCGCAATCTGGGGCCTCCAGCAAGTCGCGATCAAAAGCACCAATGCGGCAGTGCCGCCGGTCTTCCAGGCGGGCCTCCGGTCGGCGATTGCATCGGTGCTGGTGTGGGTCTGGGCGCGCTCACGCGGCACGCCGCTCTTTCGCGACGACGGCACCCTGGGCGCCGGCCTGCTCGCGGGCGTGCTGTTCGCGGGCGAGTTCGTGTGCATTTTTCTTGGCCTGACGCTGACCAGCGCGTCGCGCATGGCGGTCTTTCTGTACACCGCACCGTGCTTCACGGCGCTCGGCCTGCACTGGTTCGTCGACGGCGAGCGCATGCGGCGGATTCAGTGGGCGGGTATCGTCGTCGCGTTCGCGGGCATCTCGCTCGCCTTCGCGGACGGCTTCCTGCATGGCCCCGCCACCGGCGGTTCGCTGCTCGCGGGTGTCGCGGGCGACGCGCTCGGGGTGCTGGGCGGCATCACGTGGGCCGCGACAACCGTGGTGGTGCGCGCCACGCGACTCGCTCAATCGAGCGCCAGCAAGACGCTGTTTTATCAACTGATGGTGTCGGCGGTGGTGCTGCTCGCGCTTGCGCTCGGGCTCGGCCAGGCGCACGTGGAAACCGTCACGCCGCTGACCGTGGTGAGCCTCGCGTATCAGGCGGTGATCGTGGCGTTCGTCAGCTATCTGCTGTGGTTCTGGTTGCTGACGCGCTATATCGCTTCGCGCCTGTCGGTATTCTCGTTTCTCACACCGCTGTTCGGCGTGACCTTCGGCGTGCTGCTGCTCGGCGAGTCGTTCAGCCTGCGCTTTCTGATGGCCGCGGTGCTGGTGCTGACCGGCATCGCGTTGGTCAACGCGCCGGCAAAACGCGTGACAGGCTAG
- the pdxA gene encoding 4-hydroxythreonine-4-phosphate dehydrogenase PdxA yields MTSATQSARPPLQIAITTGEPAGVGPELTVQALAGAAAHWPHAQFTVLGDAGLLAERARAVGVDWSALVADGKRVRLQHRPLGAPAVAGKLNAANGRYVLDLLDRAIDGAVAGTFDAIVTAPLQKSTINDAGVPFTGHTEYLAERTHTPRVVMMLAGTGKRPLRVALATTHLPLKDVSAALSIEGIVETLRIIDHDLRHHFGLPAPRILVTGLNPHAGENGYLGREEIDVITPALKLADAQGIDARGPYPADTLFQPRYLDEADCVLAMFHDQGLPVLKYATFGEGINVTLGLPIIRTSVDHGTALDLAGTGRADAGSLIAAIETAVSMAQHRRAG; encoded by the coding sequence ATGACTAGCGCCACCCAGTCCGCCCGCCCACCGCTGCAGATCGCGATCACGACCGGCGAGCCCGCCGGCGTCGGTCCCGAATTGACAGTGCAGGCGCTGGCGGGCGCGGCGGCGCATTGGCCGCACGCGCAGTTCACCGTGCTGGGCGACGCCGGCCTGCTCGCCGAACGCGCGCGGGCCGTGGGCGTCGACTGGAGCGCGCTGGTCGCGGACGGCAAACGCGTGCGCCTCCAGCACCGGCCGCTCGGAGCGCCTGCCGTTGCGGGCAAGCTCAACGCGGCCAACGGCCGCTACGTGCTCGACCTGCTCGACAGAGCGATCGATGGCGCGGTAGCCGGCACGTTCGACGCGATCGTCACTGCGCCGCTGCAAAAGAGCACCATCAACGATGCCGGCGTGCCGTTCACCGGCCACACCGAATATCTCGCCGAGCGCACGCACACGCCGCGCGTGGTGATGATGCTGGCCGGCACCGGCAAGCGCCCGTTGCGCGTCGCACTGGCGACCACGCATCTGCCGCTCAAGGATGTGTCCGCCGCGTTGTCCATCGAAGGCATTGTCGAGACGCTGCGCATCATCGATCACGATTTGCGGCATCACTTCGGCTTGCCGGCGCCGCGCATCCTCGTGACGGGGCTGAACCCGCACGCGGGCGAAAACGGTTATCTCGGCCGCGAGGAAATCGATGTCATCACACCGGCGCTGAAGCTCGCGGACGCTCAAGGCATCGACGCGCGCGGTCCGTATCCGGCCGACACGCTGTTCCAGCCGCGTTATCTGGACGAGGCCGATTGCGTGCTGGCCATGTTCCACGACCAGGGCCTGCCGGTATTGAAGTACGCCACGTTCGGCGAAGGCATCAATGTCACGCTCGGTTTGCCGATCATCCGCACGTCGGTCGATCACGGCACCGCGCTCGACCTGGCCGGCACCGGCCGCGCCGACGCGGGCAGCCTGATCGCCGCGATCGAGACGGCGGTGTCGATGGCGCAGCACCGCCGCGCGGGCTGA
- a CDS encoding peptidylprolyl isomerase, which translates to MAIMKKLRLATLAAGLAAAASFLSVAPVQAQALGGSSGQTVDTIAAVVNNGVITRRELDERMSLITRRLNQQNAPVPPLDQLRQQVLNQMVLERIQLQKAKEDNINIDDATVQKTLERLAAANNLSLDVYRSRIEAQGVPWSTFTSDARTELTLSRLREKEVDSKVTVSDAEVANYIASQRGPNAGATSDLHLQHIFLKAPLNAPETDIEAAQQKAQALLAEAKGGANFDKLAKSNSQAPDASKGGDTGFVAPSKLPPEVVKAVSTMRPGEVNPDLIRTNDGFEIVRLVDRRAGQGTSSDAPKLVQTHVRHILLRVGDGMSEPQARQKLLEIKKEIAAGGDFAKFAHTYSQDGSSSQGGDLGWISPGETVPEFERAMNNLQDGQISDPVRSEYGYHLIQVLGRRESEGSVSQQMDLARQAIGQRKAEQAYADWLRELRDTAYVEVKPTLSSTQ; encoded by the coding sequence GTGGCAATCATGAAAAAGCTTCGCTTGGCAACGCTTGCGGCCGGTCTGGCCGCCGCGGCGTCTTTCCTGTCGGTCGCGCCGGTGCAGGCGCAGGCGCTGGGCGGCAGTAGCGGCCAGACGGTCGACACCATTGCCGCAGTCGTCAACAACGGTGTCATTACGCGGCGCGAACTCGACGAACGCATGAGCCTGATCACCCGTCGCCTGAACCAGCAGAACGCGCCGGTCCCGCCGCTGGACCAGTTGCGTCAGCAGGTGCTCAACCAGATGGTGCTGGAACGCATTCAGTTGCAGAAGGCCAAAGAAGACAACATCAATATCGACGACGCCACCGTGCAGAAAACGCTCGAACGGCTGGCCGCGGCGAACAACCTGTCGCTCGACGTGTACCGCTCGCGTATCGAGGCGCAAGGCGTGCCCTGGAGCACGTTCACCAGCGACGCGCGTACCGAACTCACGCTTTCGCGCTTGCGCGAGAAGGAAGTGGACAGCAAGGTCACGGTGTCGGACGCCGAAGTCGCGAACTATATCGCTAGTCAGCGCGGCCCGAACGCCGGCGCGACGAGCGACCTGCATCTGCAGCACATTTTCCTGAAGGCGCCGCTGAACGCGCCGGAGACGGATATCGAAGCGGCTCAGCAGAAGGCCCAGGCGTTGCTTGCCGAAGCCAAGGGCGGCGCCAATTTCGACAAGCTGGCGAAGTCGAATTCGCAGGCGCCGGATGCATCGAAAGGCGGCGATACCGGTTTCGTTGCGCCGTCCAAGCTGCCGCCTGAAGTCGTCAAGGCTGTTTCGACCATGCGTCCCGGCGAAGTCAATCCGGATCTGATCCGCACCAACGACGGTTTCGAGATCGTGCGTCTGGTCGATCGCCGTGCGGGTCAGGGCACCAGCTCGGATGCGCCGAAGCTCGTGCAAACGCACGTGCGCCACATTCTGCTGCGCGTCGGCGACGGCATGTCGGAACCGCAAGCGCGTCAGAAACTGCTCGAAATCAAGAAGGAAATCGCCGCGGGCGGCGACTTCGCCAAATTCGCGCATACTTACTCGCAAGACGGTTCGTCGTCGCAAGGCGGCGACCTCGGCTGGATCAGCCCGGGTGAGACGGTGCCGGAATTCGAGCGCGCCATGAACAACCTGCAGGACGGCCAGATCAGCGATCCGGTCCGCAGCGAATACGGCTATCACCTGATTCAGGTGCTGGGCCGCCGCGAATCCGAAGGTTCGGTCTCGCAGCAGATGGATCTGGCACGCCAGGCCATCGGTCAGCGCAAGGCGGAACAGGCCTACGCCGACTGGCTGCGCGAACTGCGCGACACCGCGTATGTGGAAGTGAAGCCCACTCTGTCGAGCACGCAATAA
- the rsmA gene encoding 16S rRNA (adenine(1518)-N(6)/adenine(1519)-N(6))-dimethyltransferase RsmA encodes MSTSRQQQGRHQGHIARKRFGQNFLVDMGVIDSIVDVIRPQRGERMVEIGPGLGALTEPLIERLATPEAPLHAVELDRDLIGRLKTKFGGLLELHAGDALAFDFGSLAAPGEKASLRIVGNLPYNISSPLLFHLTSFAHRVIDQHFMLQNEVVERMVAEPGTKAFSRLSVMLQYRYVIDKQLDVPPEAFNPPPKVDSAIVRMIPYELHELAPVDERVLGEVVTAAFSQRRKMLRNTLAAYRDSVDFEALGFDLQRRAEDVPVDEYVRVAQIVAAKA; translated from the coding sequence ATGTCCACCAGCAGACAGCAACAGGGCCGGCACCAAGGTCATATCGCGCGCAAGCGTTTCGGTCAGAATTTTCTGGTCGACATGGGCGTGATCGATTCGATCGTCGATGTCATCCGGCCGCAACGCGGCGAGCGCATGGTCGAGATCGGGCCGGGTCTCGGCGCGCTCACCGAACCGCTGATCGAGCGTCTCGCGACGCCGGAAGCGCCCTTGCACGCCGTCGAACTGGACCGCGATCTGATCGGCCGTCTGAAGACGAAATTCGGCGGCCTGCTCGAACTGCACGCCGGTGACGCGCTTGCGTTCGACTTCGGCTCGCTGGCCGCGCCCGGCGAGAAAGCGTCGCTGCGCATTGTCGGCAATCTGCCGTACAACATTTCGAGCCCGCTGCTGTTTCATCTGACGTCGTTCGCGCATCGCGTCATCGATCAGCACTTCATGTTGCAGAACGAAGTAGTCGAGCGGATGGTGGCGGAGCCGGGCACCAAGGCGTTCAGCCGTCTCTCGGTGATGCTGCAATACCGCTATGTGATCGACAAGCAACTCGATGTGCCGCCCGAGGCATTCAACCCGCCGCCGAAAGTCGATTCGGCAATCGTGCGGATGATCCCGTATGAACTGCATGAGTTGGCGCCAGTGGACGAGCGCGTGCTCGGCGAAGTGGTGACGGCCGCGTTCTCGCAGCGTCGCAAGATGTTGCGCAACACGCTGGCTGCCTATCGTGATTCGGTGGATTTCGAGGCGCTCGGCTTCGATCTGCAACGGCGCGCTGAAGACGTGCCTGTGGACGAATACGTGCGCGTGGCGCAGATCGTGGCGGCCAAAGCCTAA
- the murU gene encoding N-acetylmuramate alpha-1-phosphate uridylyltransferase MurU produces MTMSLKKAMIFAAGRGERMRPLTDTCPKPLLDVGGKPLIVWQIERLAQAGFRTIVINHAWLGEQIEAALGDGSRWQVQLRYSAEREALETAGGIVQALPLLEDDGASEVFVAVSGDVYADFDYATLNAHAEKLQALPEPGMHLVMVPNPAFHPNGDFGLVDGGALSLDAQPRFTFGNIGLYDTRMFRDLPGGTRRALTPYYRDTIARGLARGELYEGLWENVGTPAQLGELDRRLRVSDGRS; encoded by the coding sequence ATGACGATGTCCCTGAAGAAAGCGATGATTTTCGCCGCCGGACGCGGCGAGCGCATGCGTCCGTTGACCGACACATGTCCCAAGCCTTTGCTCGACGTGGGCGGCAAGCCGCTGATCGTGTGGCAGATCGAACGGCTCGCGCAAGCGGGCTTTCGCACCATTGTGATCAATCATGCATGGCTCGGCGAGCAGATCGAAGCCGCGCTCGGCGACGGTTCGCGCTGGCAAGTCCAGTTGCGCTATTCGGCGGAGCGCGAAGCGTTGGAGACGGCGGGCGGCATCGTGCAGGCGTTGCCGCTGCTCGAGGATGACGGCGCGAGCGAAGTGTTCGTCGCGGTCAGCGGCGATGTGTACGCCGATTTCGATTACGCGACGCTGAATGCGCACGCCGAAAAATTGCAGGCCTTGCCCGAGCCGGGCATGCATCTGGTGATGGTGCCGAACCCGGCGTTTCATCCGAACGGCGACTTTGGTTTGGTGGACGGCGGCGCGTTATCGCTCGATGCCCAGCCTCGCTTCACGTTTGGCAACATCGGTCTGTACGACACGCGCATGTTCCGCGATCTGCCGGGCGGCACACGACGCGCGCTCACGCCGTACTATCGCGACACGATTGCACGTGGTCTAGCGCGCGGCGAGTTGTACGAGGGCTTGTGGGAGAACGTCGGCACGCCGGCGCAGCTGGGTGAACTGGATCGGCGTTTGCGCGTGTCAGACGGCAGGAGTTAG